A window of the Pseudomonas sp. B21_DOA genome harbors these coding sequences:
- a CDS encoding RHS repeat-associated core domain-containing protein: protein MQRYYHAGRVANEVSGENSSSVVRHGGALVGQRQLGLNASAQLFGTDQQQSVLATLGKEEHLTDCAYSPYGHRPAEGGLFSLAGFNGEQLDPVTGLYLLGNGYRAYSPTLMRFLSPDSMSPFGAGGLNAYSYCLGDPVNRVDPTGHVSWQSILGIGLSILGIVASVVTMGAATPWAVAALGLAVTSGLAGIASEVVNELAPGSQAGEILGWISFGLGLASLGAGLAAGAKAAVNAGRKMASAFSKGLSPGAKDAAKAARHIKKGGKGARAAAKKPRRPWRKSRRDLGN, encoded by the coding sequence GTGCAGCGTTATTACCACGCAGGCCGGGTCGCCAATGAGGTGAGTGGTGAAAATTCATCCAGTGTCGTGCGTCACGGTGGCGCGCTTGTGGGACAGCGGCAACTCGGTTTGAACGCCAGCGCACAGCTGTTTGGCACCGACCAACAGCAAAGCGTGCTGGCAACACTGGGTAAGGAGGAGCACCTCACCGATTGCGCCTACAGTCCTTATGGGCACCGTCCTGCCGAAGGCGGATTGTTCAGCCTGGCGGGGTTCAACGGCGAACAGCTGGATCCGGTTACCGGGCTGTATCTGCTGGGCAACGGTTACCGGGCCTATAGCCCGACACTGATGCGTTTTCTTTCCCCCGATAGCATGAGTCCGTTCGGTGCGGGCGGATTGAATGCCTACAGTTATTGTCTGGGCGACCCTGTCAATCGGGTTGACCCTACCGGGCATGTCTCCTGGCAATCGATCCTCGGCATCGGCCTCAGTATTCTCGGGATTGTTGCCAGCGTGGTGACGATGGGCGCGGCAACGCCATGGGCAGTGGCGGCATTGGGGCTGGCGGTTACTTCAGGCCTGGCGGGTATTGCCAGCGAGGTGGTCAATGAGCTGGCACCGGGTTCTCAGGCGGGCGAGATATTGGGCTGGATCAGTTTTGGTCTCGGGCTGGCTTCGCTCGGTGCAGGTTTGGCGGCGGGTGCAAAAGCTGCTGTGAATGCGGGCAGGAAGATGGCTTCAGCTTTTAGTAAAGGCCTCAGTCCCGGTGCCAAGGACGCAGCCAAAGCGGCACGACATATTAAAAAGGGTGGAAAAGGCGCAAGGGCTGCGGCCAAAAAGCCCAGGCGCCCGTGGAGGAAGTCACGGAGAGACCTTGGCAATTAA
- a CDS encoding NAD(P)H-hydrate dehydratase, protein MPQTKDELPDALYRAAQVRELDARLIAAGTPGFELMQRAARATWRALVRKWPAANELTVLAGHGNNAGDGYLVAGLALRAGWTVRVLAVGDPQRLQGDAALAHAESVAAGVVVQGWQGQSELRGVVLDALLGTGLSGEVREPYASVIKAINACGLPVVAVDIPSGLCADTGRELGVAVRADLTVTFIAMKIGLLTGDAADHIGELVFNDLQATDEIFSDIPVCAQRLSAANLPALAPRAPTSHKGRFGHVLLIGGDHGFGGAILLSTETALRSGAGMVSLATRPEHVPAALTRVPEAMALGTSSANQLMGLLEKASVLVVGPGLGQASWGRALLSAAANAPLPQVWDADALNLLASAFVQLPEGCVITPHPGEAARLLGVSTTEVQADRPAAAMALSKKYSAVVVLKGAGSLIAHPDGRLALCHQGHPAMATGGLGDVLAGLTGALLAQGMGAFDAACLAVWLHANAGMQQGKFGRGLAASDLIPAIRQLLEEQAPCLK, encoded by the coding sequence ATGCCGCAGACGAAAGATGAATTACCCGACGCGCTGTACCGCGCCGCGCAGGTGCGCGAACTCGACGCGCGGCTGATCGCCGCCGGTACGCCGGGCTTCGAATTGATGCAACGCGCCGCCCGCGCGACGTGGCGCGCACTGGTGCGCAAGTGGCCGGCAGCGAACGAGCTGACCGTGCTCGCCGGGCACGGCAACAACGCTGGCGACGGTTATCTGGTGGCCGGGCTGGCGCTGCGGGCCGGTTGGACGGTGCGCGTTCTCGCCGTCGGCGATCCGCAACGTTTGCAGGGCGATGCCGCACTGGCCCATGCCGAATCCGTAGCTGCTGGTGTTGTGGTGCAAGGCTGGCAGGGGCAAAGCGAGCTGCGCGGTGTCGTCCTCGATGCCTTGCTCGGCACTGGCCTGAGCGGCGAAGTGCGTGAGCCGTATGCATCGGTGATCAAGGCGATCAACGCCTGCGGTTTGCCGGTGGTGGCGGTCGATATTCCGTCAGGGCTATGTGCCGATACCGGGCGTGAACTGGGCGTCGCGGTCCGCGCCGATCTAACGGTGACATTCATTGCTATGAAGATCGGGCTGTTGACCGGCGACGCGGCGGATCATATTGGCGAACTGGTCTTCAACGACTTGCAAGCCACCGACGAAATTTTCAGTGACATTCCCGTCTGCGCTCAACGCCTGAGCGCCGCTAATCTTCCAGCACTTGCGCCGCGCGCGCCGACCTCGCACAAGGGCCGCTTTGGCCATGTGCTGTTGATCGGCGGCGATCATGGTTTCGGCGGGGCGATCCTGCTCAGCACGGAAACGGCCTTGCGCAGCGGCGCGGGCATGGTCTCGCTGGCGACTCGGCCAGAGCATGTGCCAGCGGCGCTGACCCGCGTGCCAGAGGCGATGGCGCTCGGCACCTCGTCAGCCAATCAACTGATGGGTCTGCTGGAAAAGGCTTCGGTGCTGGTGGTCGGGCCGGGGCTCGGTCAAGCCAGTTGGGGGCGCGCCTTGTTGTCGGCCGCCGCCAACGCACCGTTGCCACAGGTGTGGGACGCCGACGCGTTGAACCTGCTGGCCAGCGCTTTTGTCCAGTTGCCCGAGGGTTGCGTGATTACCCCGCATCCGGGCGAGGCGGCGCGCTTGCTTGGCGTCAGCACCACCGAGGTGCAGGCCGATCGCCCGGCCGCTGCTATGGCGTTGAGCAAAAAGTATTCAGCGGTAGTGGTTCTGAAAGGTGCCGGCAGTCTGATCGCCCATCCAGACGGGCGTCTGGCCCTGTGTCACCAAGGTCATCCGGCGATGGCGACGGGCGGGTTGGGTGATGTGCTGGCCGGTCTCACCGGCGCATTGCTGGCCCAAGGCATGGGCGCGTTCGATGCGGCATGCCTGGCCGTCTGGCTGCACGCCAACGCGGGTATGCAACAAGGCAAATTCGGCCGTGGGCTGGCGGCCAGTGATCTGATTCCAGCCATTCGTCAGTTGTTGGAGGAGCAAGCACCGTGTCTGAAGTAA
- the tsaE gene encoding tRNA (adenosine(37)-N6)-threonylcarbamoyltransferase complex ATPase subunit type 1 TsaE, producing MSEVTLYLADEQAMSDFGARIARVTQGHGLIFLEGNLGMGKTTLSRGIIRGLGHVGAVKSPTFTLVEPYEIGDVRAFHFDLYRLVDPEELEFLGIRDYFEDDALCLIEWPDKGAGFLPKPDLTITIGPQDSGRSLKILAQGSRGEAWCAALALESN from the coding sequence GTGTCTGAAGTAACCCTGTACCTGGCTGATGAACAGGCGATGAGCGACTTTGGCGCACGGATCGCCCGCGTCACCCAGGGCCATGGCCTGATTTTTCTTGAAGGCAACCTGGGCATGGGCAAAACCACGCTCTCGCGTGGCATCATTCGCGGGCTGGGGCATGTTGGCGCGGTAAAAAGTCCGACCTTCACCTTGGTTGAGCCCTACGAGATCGGTGACGTTCGTGCCTTCCACTTCGACCTGTATCGACTGGTCGATCCGGAAGAGCTGGAGTTTCTCGGTATCCGTGACTACTTCGAAGACGATGCCCTGTGCCTGATCGAATGGCCCGATAAAGGTGCAGGCTTTTTGCCAAAGCCTGACCTGACCATTACCATTGGCCCGCAAGACAGCGGGCGTTCGCTGAAAATTTTAGCCCAGGGCTCGCGTGGCGAGGCCTGGTGTGCCGCTTTGGCATTGGAATCCAATTAA